A segment of the Candidatus Cloacimonadota bacterium genome:
TTATAGGATTTGTTGGGTCTATAAAAAAATAATACCCAATATCCTATACGGAATATCCAATGATGAAGGAAAAAAAGAGAATAAGTTACACGAGATTCATTTCGTGAATAAAATTGTAAAATAAAAACGGGGTCTCAACTCCAGAAAACTTAAATAATAAGAATCAAAAATATGAGGTTTGAATGGCTAAAAAAAATAACGAATATGGAATTTATCCTGTTATTCCATTAAGGAATACGCTTGTTGTTCCAAATACGATCACACCTTTACTCGTTGGTCGAGGTGCTTCCATAAAAGCTGCTGATAGTGCGTTGATCGAGGATAAAAAAATAATCTGTATAACCCAGAAATCTAATTCGGATTTCGAAGCAGACCCTAAGGCTAAATTTTTGTATCGAACCGGTACTCTTTGTACAATCCTGCAGGTTCTGAAATTACCTGATGGCACGATGAGACTTCTGGTCGAAGGAGAACAAAGGATTTTAATTGAAAGGTTTTATCGGAATAAGGAATATTTGAGTGCTTATTTTCAAAGAAACGATAAAGTACTGACCAAGAATAAAGTTGAGGTCGAAGCTTTGCTCCGTTCCTTCAAGAAAATATTTATTCAGTACATTAACCTGAATAAGTCTCTTCCGGAAGAGGCAATGGTGCCCTTTGGCGATACCTCAAAACCTGTTGAATTTTTCTATTTTGCTCTGGCAAATATCCAGATAGATATCAGGAAAAAACAGCGAATTTTTGAAATCGATGACCTGTATGAATCCCTGAATAGTATCTATAAGGTTGTAAATGAAGAAGTCGAGATCCTGAAGCTGGAGCATAAAATAGATGTTAAAGTTAAAAGCCGTTTAAATAAGGTTCAGAAAGAATATTACTTGAACGAGCAGTTAAAACAGATCAATAAAGAACTTGGTGTGACCAAAGAAGAAAAAGCTGACCTGATCGATTTTCAGAAAAAAGTCAAAGAAACGAATTTAAGCGAGGAAGCGAAGAAAAAAGCAGAAGATGAATTAAAGAGATTTTCCCGCATGAATCCGTATTCACCGGAATATTCTGTTGTTCACACTTATTTAAGCTGGATTTTGGAATTACCCTGGGATGAACCTGAACTAAGGGATTTCAAACTGAAAAGTGCTCAGGAAATTCTCGACAAAGACCATTACGGACTGGAAAAAGTTAAGGAAAGGATACTGGAATACCTGGCTGTTGTCAAACTGGCGAACAAAGTCAAAGGACAGATCATGTGTTTTGTGGGACCGCCTGGAGTTGGGAAAACTTCTCTCGGAAAATCGATCGCCAGGGCAATGGACAGGAAATTTGTGCGACTTTCTTTAGGAGGGGTTCGCGATGAAGCAGAAATACGCGGACATCGACGAACTTATATCGGAGCTTTGCCGGGAGTGATCATCCAGAGCATGAAAAAAGCCGGAACTCGCAATCCGCTCATAATGATGGATGAGGTTGATAAAATGAGCATGGATTTCAGGGGAGATCCTTCTGCTGCTTTATTGGAAGTTCTCGATCCCGAACAGAACAACAGTTTTCGCGATCATTATCTCGATTTTAATTATGATCTTTCCCAGGTTATTTTTATAACCACTGCCAATACTTTGAATTCTATTCCCAGACCGCTTCTCGATAGAATGGAAGTTATCGAGATCCCGGGTTATACAGCTTTTGAAAAAGTTAATATTGCCAACAAGCATCTAATCCCGAAAGTTATGAAAGAACACGATTTGGAAGGTAAGATCAAGCTTGATTTCCAGGATAATTCTATTAAAAAAATTATTGAACTTTATACACGGGAAGCCGGAGTGCGGGAATT
Coding sequences within it:
- the lon gene encoding endopeptidase La; translated protein: MAKKNNEYGIYPVIPLRNTLVVPNTITPLLVGRGASIKAADSALIEDKKIICITQKSNSDFEADPKAKFLYRTGTLCTILQVLKLPDGTMRLLVEGEQRILIERFYRNKEYLSAYFQRNDKVLTKNKVEVEALLRSFKKIFIQYINLNKSLPEEAMVPFGDTSKPVEFFYFALANIQIDIRKKQRIFEIDDLYESLNSIYKVVNEEVEILKLEHKIDVKVKSRLNKVQKEYYLNEQLKQINKELGVTKEEKADLIDFQKKVKETNLSEEAKKKAEDELKRFSRMNPYSPEYSVVHTYLSWILELPWDEPELRDFKLKSAQEILDKDHYGLEKVKERILEYLAVVKLANKVKGQIMCFVGPPGVGKTSLGKSIARAMDRKFVRLSLGGVRDEAEIRGHRRTYIGALPGVIIQSMKKAGTRNPLIMMDEVDKMSMDFRGDPSAALLEVLDPEQNNSFRDHYLDFNYDLSQVIFITTANTLNSIPRPLLDRMEVIEIPGYTAFEKVNIANKHLIPKVMKEHDLEGKIKLDFQDNSIKKIIELYTREAGVRELERQISKILRKVVKKFVEGKSKNHEKISNKQLEEYLGVPKHLYSEVNRKDAVGVVTGLAWTSFGGETLQIEVVKMKGEGKLKLTGQLGEVMQESAQAAFSYARLHSKEFGLKEDFYKKCDLHLHIPEGAIPKDGPSAGVTIVTAIISILSDKKVKHNLAMTGEITLTGNVLPIGGLAEKLIAAKRAKLENIIIPKQNEPNLTEVNDVIKKGLNIILVDRVEEVLKNALIG